Proteins from a single region of Deltaproteobacteria bacterium GWC2_65_14:
- a CDS encoding aldolase → MREEIRKYSDRLLSDRSAAPGGFAFLAQDDLPIATGEPGLARLGERVLSRLSCVGLLAARSSLPFADFLARRAPPGESVIVPRDSETRTFLHDIPFLRRGELGEDPVPALARMLSARKGVIAEGLGILAVGAATVEQAYIHYSSIFHAVYVKYLQDLLSEGFRLPGEEEAFADFAGSWLRPPTCDGLSFREGPLSDPGEILEEIAAVGRYTVERGLVDSYFGNISCFADGVIYISQTAASLDSLRGCIDPVPIAATGTAGITASSELPAHRRIYETCGARTVLHGHPRFAVVMSLFCDDRSCPVKDCWRECDKVRFLGKIPIVAGEIGAGGLAKRVPPVIASHGKAIVYGHGVFAAGERDFAEAFRAMVDVENLCREEYFRRLRSRYPSVGA, encoded by the coding sequence ATGAGGGAGGAGATCCGGAAATATTCGGACCGGCTGCTCTCCGACCGGTCGGCCGCGCCGGGCGGCTTCGCCTTCCTCGCGCAGGACGACCTCCCGATCGCGACTGGAGAGCCGGGGCTGGCGCGGCTGGGGGAACGGGTCCTCTCGCGCCTCTCCTGCGTCGGGCTCCTCGCCGCCCGCTCCTCGCTTCCTTTCGCCGATTTCCTGGCGCGCCGCGCGCCGCCCGGGGAGTCCGTCATCGTCCCGCGGGACAGCGAGACGCGGACGTTCCTGCACGACATCCCGTTCCTGCGCCGCGGGGAGCTCGGGGAGGACCCGGTTCCCGCGCTGGCCCGGATGTTGTCCGCGCGCAAGGGGGTCATCGCGGAAGGGTTGGGGATCCTGGCGGTGGGGGCGGCCACCGTCGAGCAGGCCTACATCCACTACTCCTCGATCTTCCACGCGGTGTACGTGAAGTACCTGCAGGACCTGCTTTCGGAGGGATTCCGCCTTCCCGGGGAGGAGGAGGCCTTCGCGGACTTCGCCGGTTCCTGGCTGCGCCCCCCGACCTGCGACGGGCTCTCCTTCCGGGAGGGACCGCTCTCGGATCCCGGGGAGATCCTCGAGGAGATCGCCGCCGTGGGGCGCTACACCGTGGAGCGGGGGCTGGTCGATTCCTATTTCGGGAACATCTCCTGCTTCGCGGACGGGGTCATCTACATCTCGCAGACTGCCGCAAGCCTCGACTCCCTGCGGGGATGCATCGACCCGGTGCCGATCGCGGCCACAGGGACGGCGGGGATCACCGCGTCGAGCGAGCTGCCGGCGCACCGCCGGATCTACGAGACCTGCGGGGCGCGGACGGTTCTCCACGGGCATCCCCGGTTCGCCGTGGTGATGAGCCTGTTCTGCGACGACCGGTCCTGCCCGGTGAAGGATTGCTGGAGGGAGTGCGACAAGGTGCGGTTCCTCGGGAAGATCCCGATCGTGGCCGGGGAGATCGGCGCCGGCGGGCTGGCGAAGCGGGTGCCCCCCGTCATCGCCTCGCACGGGAAAGCGATCGTGTACGGGCACGGGGTCTTCGCGGCGGGAGAGCGGGATTTCGCGGAAGCGTTCCGGGCGATGGTGGATGTGGAGAACCTTTGCCGGGAAGAGTATTTCCGGAGGCTGCGATCGCGGTACCCTTCCGTCGGCGCATGA
- a CDS encoding sugar kinase, translating to MSLLVVGSMAFDSIRSPFGEVDRVIGGSATYFSLAASCLAPVRLVSVVGTDFPAEVIRMLSSRSIDTRGLSVVEGKTFHWKGYYEYDLNTAHTERTDLNVFRDFAPVLPEEYRDTPYLFLGNIDPGLQMEILRQMRRPKLVALDTMNYWIENSPGPLREVIGKADILLVNEGEARMLTGEYNLVKAAHAVMGWGPKRVVIKRGEYGVLHLSDGTIFAAPAYPLETIFDPTGAGDSFAGGFMGYLASRDGSTLTEMDYRLATMYGSAIASYAVEAFSTRRLETLTLEEIEARLGAFRSLTEFRV from the coding sequence ATGAGCCTGCTGGTCGTCGGGTCGATGGCGTTCGACAGCATCCGGTCCCCCTTCGGGGAGGTGGACCGGGTGATCGGGGGATCGGCCACCTACTTTTCCCTCGCGGCCAGCTGCCTCGCGCCGGTCCGTCTCGTCTCGGTCGTCGGGACCGACTTTCCGGCCGAGGTGATCCGGATGCTCTCTTCCCGCTCCATCGACACGCGGGGGCTTTCGGTCGTGGAGGGGAAGACCTTCCACTGGAAGGGATACTACGAGTACGACCTGAACACCGCACACACGGAGCGGACCGACCTGAACGTCTTCCGGGATTTCGCCCCCGTCCTCCCGGAGGAGTACCGGGACACCCCCTACCTGTTCCTCGGAAACATCGACCCGGGGCTGCAGATGGAGATCCTGCGCCAGATGCGGCGGCCGAAGCTGGTCGCCCTGGACACGATGAACTACTGGATCGAGAACAGCCCGGGACCGCTGCGCGAGGTGATCGGGAAGGCGGACATCCTCCTGGTGAACGAGGGGGAGGCCCGGATGCTGACCGGCGAGTACAACCTGGTCAAGGCGGCGCATGCCGTCATGGGATGGGGTCCGAAGCGGGTGGTGATCAAGCGGGGAGAGTACGGGGTGCTCCACCTGTCCGACGGGACGATCTTCGCCGCCCCCGCCTATCCTCTCGAGACGATCTTCGACCCCACCGGGGCGGGCGACAGCTTCGCCGGCGGTTTCATGGGATACCTGGCCTCCCGGGACGGATCGACGCTTACGGAGATGGACTACCGGCTGGCCACGATGTACGGGAGCGCGATCGCCTCGTACGCCGTGGAGGCATTCAGCACCCGCCGGCTGGAGACCCTGACGCTGGAGGAGATCGAAGCGCGCCTGGGGGCCTTCCGGTCGCTCACCGAATTCCGGGTTTGA